One window of the Candidatus Margulisiibacteriota bacterium genome contains the following:
- a CDS encoding gas vesicle protein K: MEDPAEMQDSAVKLKSAERINIDPKQVEQGLAKLVLTLIELIRKLMEKQAARRVESGSLTDEQIEKMGETFIKLDKKMAELKEIFNVKDEELNLNLGPLGDLM, encoded by the coding sequence ATGGAGGATCCGGCAGAGATGCAGGATTCCGCGGTGAAGCTTAAATCCGCGGAGAGAATTAATATTGATCCTAAACAGGTAGAACAGGGATTGGCAAAGCTGGTCTTAACCCTGATAGAGCTAATCAGGAAACTCATGGAAAAACAAGCGGCGCGAAGAGTTGAAAGTGGCTCTTTAACTGATGAACAAATCGAGAAAATGGGCGAAACTTTTATAAAGCTTGATAAGAAAATGGCAGAGTTAAAAGAAATATTTAATGTAAAAGACGAAGAGCTGAATCTGAATCTCGGGCCGTTAGGAGATTTAATGTGA
- a CDS encoding gas vesicle protein, which yields MQGMAHATNATNLADILERVLDKGIVIAGDIKISLADVDLLNIKIRLLVCSVEKAMEIGIDWWQQDSFISSQAKKLEEENKTLQKRLEKLEAKVMG from the coding sequence ATGCAAGGAATGGCCCACGCGACCAATGCTACGAATTTAGCGGATATCTTAGAAAGGGTTCTGGACAAGGGAATTGTCATTGCCGGCGATATTAAGATCTCGCTCGCGGATGTAGACCTGTTAAATATTAAGATTAGACTTCTGGTGTGTTCGGTGGAAAAGGCGATGGAGATTGGGATTGACTGGTGGCAGCAGGATTCTTTTATTTCTTCGCAGGCTAAAAAGCTGGAAGAAGAAAATAAAACGCTTCAAAAACGGTTAGAAAAATTGGAAGCCAAGGTAATGGGCTAG
- the mutL gene encoding DNA mismatch repair endonuclease MutL — translation MANQSIKILPEDLINKIAAGEVVERPASVVKELVENAIDAGASQIIIEVDEAGKKLIRVADNGRGLTEAEIKLALQRHATSKLAEYDDLFNLHTLGFRGEALPSIAAVSKTKIERNPAGRGLTVTVKDLFHNTPARRKFLKANSTELGHCGQVAAKYALAYPGIAFRFSSDGKPLLTTGGTGQLADAILSVYGPEILKGLVEVSGEFKGGQVTGFVSRPTLTRIDKNYEDFFVNGRFIKNFLLNRALEEAYRTLIPHGRYPVAVIFLAIDPQQVDVNIHPAKREVKFVRNQLVMDGVREAVKKALGDQAISQPAGGYYETGRSDSAWQPAMADVLFPMDNSSFPSTAAIPSHDLPLFPLGQINNMYIVATGEGELTLIDQHAAHERILYDRLSLQSLAVSRQSLLMPETVEFPAPEAVVLKENLAYLNTLGFEIEEFGGNSFLLRSVPALSGQAAPQLLLQDIVADLAVAGKSPQIEVRQETVRKLVACHSAIKAGDKLTPQEMVQLIRDLLATANPLTCPHGRPTMVRISSEELAKRFGR, via the coding sequence ATGGCGAATCAAAGTATTAAGATCCTGCCGGAAGACCTGATCAATAAGATCGCCGCGGGGGAAGTGGTCGAGCGTCCCGCCTCGGTCGTTAAAGAGCTGGTCGAGAACGCGATCGATGCTGGTGCGAGCCAGATCATTATCGAAGTCGATGAAGCGGGGAAGAAATTGATCCGGGTGGCCGATAACGGCCGCGGTTTGACCGAAGCCGAGATCAAGCTAGCCCTGCAGCGCCACGCGACCTCCAAACTGGCCGAGTACGACGATCTTTTCAATCTCCACACTCTCGGTTTCCGGGGAGAAGCGCTCCCTTCGATCGCGGCGGTGTCGAAAACGAAGATTGAGCGGAACCCGGCCGGCCGCGGGTTGACGGTCACGGTCAAGGACCTCTTCCACAACACTCCGGCCCGGAGGAAATTCCTGAAAGCCAACTCGACCGAGCTCGGCCATTGCGGCCAGGTCGCCGCCAAATACGCCCTGGCTTATCCCGGGATCGCCTTCCGCTTCAGCTCCGACGGCAAGCCGCTCCTCACTACCGGCGGGACCGGCCAGTTAGCCGACGCGATCCTCTCGGTCTACGGCCCAGAGATCCTGAAAGGATTGGTTGAGGTCAGCGGCGAATTCAAGGGCGGCCAGGTCACCGGTTTCGTCAGCCGGCCGACGCTGACCCGGATCGACAAGAATTATGAAGACTTTTTCGTCAACGGGCGGTTCATCAAGAATTTCCTCCTCAACCGAGCGCTGGAAGAGGCTTACCGGACCCTGATCCCGCACGGCCGTTATCCGGTAGCGGTCATTTTCCTCGCGATCGACCCGCAGCAGGTCGATGTCAATATCCACCCGGCTAAACGGGAAGTGAAGTTCGTCCGCAATCAGTTGGTGATGGATGGGGTAAGGGAGGCGGTTAAAAAAGCCCTGGGGGACCAGGCTATCAGCCAACCAGCTGGGGGGTATTACGAGACCGGCAGATCAGATAGTGCTTGGCAGCCGGCGATGGCCGACGTTCTTTTTCCGATGGACAATAGTTCGTTTCCCAGCACTGCGGCCATACCCAGTCACGACCTGCCGCTCTTCCCGCTTGGTCAGATCAACAATATGTACATAGTAGCGACCGGCGAGGGCGAATTGACCCTGATCGACCAGCATGCCGCGCACGAGAGGATACTCTACGACCGGCTTAGCCTTCAATCGTTAGCGGTTAGTCGTCAGTCGTTGTTGATGCCGGAGACGGTGGAGTTCCCTGCGCCGGAGGCTGTCGTTCTGAAAGAGAACTTGGCCTACTTAAATACTCTCGGTTTTGAGATCGAGGAGTTCGGGGGGAACAGTTTTCTCCTCCGGAGCGTGCCGGCCCTCTCCGGTCAAGCCGCTCCGCAACTGTTGTTACAGGATATAGTTGCCGATCTGGCCGTGGCCGGGAAAAGCCCCCAGATCGAGGTCCGGCAAGAGACCGTCCGCAAGTTGGTCGCCTGTCATAGCGCGATCAAAGCCGGGGATAAGTTAACTCCCCAGGAAATGGTCCAATTGATCCGAGATCTGCTGGCTACAGCCAATCCGCTGACCTGTCCTCATGGCCGGCCGACCATGGTCCGGATCTCGTCCGAAGAGCTGGCGAAGCGCTTTGGGCGCTGA
- the topA gene encoding type I DNA topoisomerase has translation MAKNLVIVESPAKGRTLEKFLGKDFSVVASGGHVRDLPAKSLGVKVDKDFEPNYQIIKGKEKIVKDLKAAAAKAKMVFLAPDPDREGEAIAWHLQVLLDMDKKIKRIEFNEITKEAVTSAVKHPREIDLDRVNAQQARRILDRLVGYKLSPLLWKKVRKGLSAGRVQSVAVRLICEREAEVGKFKAQEYWDITARLADDKKLEFSAKLIAKGEKALGVSPKDKGKIIPGEAEAKAIVAELGKADYAVKEVRKKEHKRNPSPPFITSTLQQDAARKLGFSAKKTMVLAQKLYEGKEVKGEDRVGLISYMRTDSVRIAAEAETEVRRYIGEAFGKKFLPAAPIRYKKKKQAQDAHEAIRPTAIARTPEKLKESLDPDELKLYELIWKRFVACQMEAAVFDQTSVDISAGLPAAAGEYLLRATGSVIRFEGFLKLYEESRDEASPEDEQSASLPDLAAGAALQLQELLPLQHFTEPPPRYTEASLVKELELRGIGRPSTYAPIISTIQDRGYVIKEGKALKPTEIGITTNGLLVKHFPQILDIKFTAQMEDQLDAVAEGKVQWVGALHEFYKPFSAALAEAEVKMEKVKTEIMTDELCPDCGNKLVIREGRYGKFIACSTYPKCKFTKNLPEEEAKAAALKEVCAKCGKPMTIKRGRFGEFLACTGYPECKSIKPLLKKIGVKCQKCGGELVEKRTKRGKLFYSCSNYPKCDFATWQRPQPGETPAVKPPEPADA, from the coding sequence TTGGCTAAGAATTTAGTTATTGTTGAGTCACCCGCTAAGGGGCGTACCCTGGAGAAGTTCCTCGGTAAGGATTTCTCCGTGGTCGCTTCGGGGGGGCATGTCCGCGACCTGCCGGCCAAATCGCTCGGCGTCAAGGTCGACAAGGATTTTGAGCCGAATTACCAGATCATCAAAGGTAAAGAGAAGATCGTAAAAGATCTCAAGGCGGCCGCGGCCAAAGCTAAAATGGTTTTCCTCGCCCCCGATCCTGACCGTGAAGGGGAAGCGATCGCCTGGCATTTGCAGGTCCTGCTTGATATGGACAAAAAGATCAAGCGGATCGAGTTTAACGAGATCACCAAAGAAGCCGTTACCTCGGCCGTCAAGCATCCCCGCGAGATCGACCTCGATCGGGTCAACGCCCAGCAGGCGCGGCGGATCCTCGACCGCCTGGTCGGTTATAAATTAAGTCCCCTCCTCTGGAAGAAAGTCCGTAAAGGGCTGTCGGCCGGCCGGGTCCAATCGGTCGCCGTCCGCCTGATCTGCGAACGGGAAGCCGAGGTCGGCAAGTTCAAAGCCCAGGAATACTGGGACATTACCGCCCGCCTGGCCGATGATAAGAAACTGGAATTTTCCGCCAAGCTGATCGCTAAGGGGGAGAAAGCACTGGGGGTCAGCCCTAAAGACAAAGGGAAGATCATTCCCGGCGAGGCGGAGGCCAAGGCGATCGTCGCCGAACTGGGGAAGGCCGACTACGCGGTCAAAGAGGTCAGGAAAAAAGAACATAAGCGGAACCCCTCGCCGCCGTTCATTACCAGCACGCTGCAGCAAGACGCCGCCCGCAAGCTCGGCTTCTCGGCTAAAAAGACGATGGTCCTGGCCCAGAAACTCTATGAAGGCAAAGAAGTTAAAGGCGAGGACCGGGTCGGTTTGATCTCCTATATGCGCACTGACTCGGTCCGCATTGCGGCGGAAGCCGAGACCGAGGTCCGGCGCTACATCGGGGAGGCTTTTGGCAAGAAGTTCCTTCCGGCGGCGCCGATCAGGTACAAAAAAAAGAAACAGGCCCAGGACGCCCATGAAGCGATCCGTCCGACCGCAATCGCCCGGACCCCGGAAAAGTTGAAGGAGAGCCTGGACCCCGATGAACTCAAGCTCTACGAGCTGATCTGGAAGCGCTTTGTCGCCTGCCAGATGGAAGCGGCCGTTTTTGACCAGACCTCGGTCGACATCTCCGCCGGCCTGCCCGCCGCGGCGGGCGAATACCTCCTCCGGGCGACTGGTTCGGTCATCCGGTTTGAAGGTTTCCTTAAATTGTACGAAGAGAGCCGGGATGAGGCTTCTCCGGAAGACGAGCAGAGCGCCAGTCTGCCCGACCTGGCCGCCGGCGCGGCCCTGCAACTGCAAGAACTCCTCCCGCTGCAGCATTTTACCGAGCCGCCGCCGCGCTACACTGAAGCTTCGCTGGTCAAAGAGCTGGAACTGCGCGGCATCGGCCGCCCGTCGACCTATGCCCCGATCATCTCCACGATCCAGGACCGGGGCTACGTCATCAAGGAAGGGAAGGCGCTCAAGCCGACCGAGATCGGCATCACGACCAATGGTTTGCTGGTCAAGCATTTTCCCCAGATCCTTGACATCAAGTTCACCGCCCAGATGGAAGACCAGCTCGACGCGGTCGCCGAAGGTAAAGTCCAGTGGGTCGGCGCCCTCCATGAGTTTTATAAGCCGTTCTCCGCGGCGCTGGCCGAGGCCGAAGTGAAAATGGAGAAGGTCAAGACGGAGATCATGACCGATGAGCTCTGCCCGGATTGCGGCAACAAGCTGGTCATCCGCGAAGGGCGCTACGGCAAGTTCATTGCCTGCTCGACCTATCCCAAATGCAAATTTACCAAGAACCTGCCGGAAGAAGAAGCCAAGGCGGCGGCCCTCAAGGAAGTTTGCGCTAAGTGCGGCAAGCCGATGACGATCAAGCGCGGCCGTTTCGGCGAGTTCCTCGCCTGTACCGGTTATCCCGAATGTAAGAGCATCAAGCCGCTCCTCAAGAAGATCGGCGTCAAGTGCCAAAAATGCGGCGGCGAGCTGGTCGAGAAACGGACCAAGCGGGGAAAGCTCTTCTACAGTTGCAGCAATTATCCCAAATGCGATTTCGCCACCTGGCAGCGGCCGCAACCCGGGGAAACGCCGGCCGTGAAACCGCCGGAGCCGGCCGATGCTTAA